GCAAAGCGGGCAACCGGCTGCGTCTCTCCGCGCAGCTCACGAACGTCGAAGATGGCTTTCAGCTCTGGTCGGGGAAATATGATCGCGATCTGGGCGACGTGTTTGCAATTCAAGATGACATTGCCGCTGCGATTGTGGACAAGCTGAAAATGAAACTGGCCGGCGATCAACAAGCTCACCTCATCAAGCGCTATACGGAAAATCTCGCGGCGTATAATTTGTATTTGCAGGCGCGCTTTTATTTAAACAAGCGCACCGAGCCGGGTTTGCGCAAGAGCATCACGTTTTGCGAGCAGGCGATTGCGCTGGAGCCGGGCTATGCGCTGGCTTATGCCGGTTTGGCCGATAGTTATATCTTGCTCAGTTTTCAAGGCTTTTTGCCGCCGCAAGAAGCGATGTCAAAAGCCAAAGCCGCGGTGGAGCAGGCTCTGGCGATTGATGAAACCCTGGTCGAAGCGCACACTTCGCTCGGCTGCATTCACGCGATTTACGAGCACGACTGGCCGGGGTCCGCGCAAGAATTCCAGCGGGCGTTGGCGCTGAATCCGAATCATTCCATGACGCGCTATTGGCACGCGCTATGGTATTTGCTGCTCACCGGGCAATTCGAGCGCGCGTTGGCCGAAACCCAAAGGGCGCTGGAGTTCGATCCGCTCTCGCTGGTGATCAACACCGGGCTGAGTTGGCAATTCTATTTGGCGGGACAGAATGATCGAGCGTTGCAGAGGCTGGAGCAAACGCTGGAGATGGACAAGGATTATATTTTTGCGCGCGATCTTTTGGGCCAGGTTTACGCGCAGAAAGGCATGTTTGATGAAGCGATTGCCGAGCTGGAAAAAGTCGTCGCGCTTTCGAACCGCCGCACGCTGAGCCTTGCCGCATTGGGCCATGTCTATGCAGTCGCCGGCAGGAGGGATGAAGCGCAGCAGATACTCGCAGAATTGCTGGTGCTGGCACAACAAAAATATGTTTCGTCGTATGACGTCGCGCTCATCTATGCCGGCCTGGCGGAGAATGAGCAGGTATTGGAATGGCTGGAAAAAGCGTATGAGGAGCACAATTGCTGGCTGGGATTTCTCAATATCGAGCCGCGTTTTCAAACGCTGCGGGAAGACGCAAGGTTTGCTGCCCTGCTGAAGAAGGTGGGGTTGCAGAAGTAATAAAGAATCTCATTCTCGCGGCGGATGCCAACCGACACGAACCCAATGCTTGCGTGCTGGAACGATATAATCATTATTCAATTGCAGCGTGGCAACGGTTGCTCGTCCGCACGGCGTTTGGCCGATAATCAGCGAACCATCCTCACTCCAGGCAAAATGGTCAAACCAATTTTGCGTGCGGGGATTAAAAAGAGGAACAACTTCAGTGGTGATTGGATCGAGGCCATGGGTGCGTGCGCCTTTATAGCCGTTGCAGAGCGCACAAGCCAACCATAGATTTGACTCAGTTGTAAGGCCGCCTGCCGCGAGAGCAATGATGTGCTCAATGTGCAATTGCACGCCGCTATAGGTTTGCGCGGTCTGGCAATATCCACAACGATATCCGGCTTGCTCGGCAACGGCGCGGCGTAAAGAATCTGGAATGTGTGATCGGCTCATGGCTCATGGTTGAGGAACGGGATAGCCGCGTTGATGCAACAAGGCATACGCCTGCGATTTTAAAAGTGTAAGCCGGCCAGCTTGACGGTGCAATTCTTCCAAGTGGCGAACTTCATCCGGCATCAGTTGCCGTTCGGCTTGTGCGTCGAGCAAGTCGTGCAACAAACGCTCACGTTCCGCTTCCATTTGACGGCGCGCCACTTGCCATAAATCAGCATCAGGTAATGCCGATAATTTGGCCATTTCCGCCGCCAGATCTGCCGGCGCCTCATCCAATGCCGGCAGGGCGGTGTTGAGTGTGGCTTCCAAGACTTCCTCAATCGAGCGATTTAAGAGTGTGGCAGCGCGCCGCGCCCGTTGATAGGTGGTGTCGGGCAACGTGAGGGTAATGGAATTGGCTGACATGGAAGAAACCTCTATCTCAAATTGAAATGAAGTGGATTCGTATATCTTGTCTCATCTTGCTAAACAAAATTTAGCTGATTCAGATTCCAATCGCAAAGGAAATTTCGAGGAGGTACGATCATGGCAAGAACCTCCACGCCATTTCTACAAAGGTTCTCAAGTTTGCGACAAGGTTTGTTGCGCTGCTGAAGAAAGTGAGGTTATATCAATGAGAATTCAAATGACAGCGGTTTTTAATTGGATGGGCAGGTTTGCCGCCCCCGCTTGTAGGCGGCTGTCGAAGCCAATAAATACGAGATTGCAACGATGCCCCACAAGAAGTTTAAGGAGAATTTTCGCTATTGTTTTTTTCTTCGGCATTTTGCCATCTGCAGCTTCCTCGCAAAATGAAACTATCACCACGAAGTCGCCACGCGACATAAAGTTTGAACACCTCTCCATGGAAGAAGGGCTTTCTAATCCTAATGTTGTAAAGGTATTGCAAGATAGCAGGGGATTTTTATGGGTCGCCACGAGGCATGGCCTCAACAGATATGATGGATTTCGTTTTACCATTTATGAACATGATCCCGACACACCCAATAGTCTAAGCCACAATGACCTCACGACTCTCTATGAAGTTCGTCAGGGCACATTGTGGGTCGGCACTTGGCTGGGTGGACTGAACCGTTTAAACCGGGAAAGCGAAACCTTCGATCATTTCCGACACGACCCTAACGATTCTACGACCATCAGTCATAATGACATAAGGTGTATTTATGAAGACAGTGAAGGAATGCTCTGGGTTAGCA
The genomic region above belongs to Cytophagia bacterium CHB2 and contains:
- a CDS encoding HNH endonuclease, with translation MSRSHIPDSLRRAVAEQAGYRCGYCQTAQTYSGVQLHIEHIIALAAGGLTTESNLWLACALCNGYKGARTHGLDPITTEVVPLFNPRTQNWFDHFAWSEDGSLIIGQTPCGRATVATLQLNNDYIVPARKHWVRVGWHPPRE